A part of Arachis hypogaea cultivar Tifrunner chromosome 12, arahy.Tifrunner.gnm2.J5K5, whole genome shotgun sequence genomic DNA contains:
- the LOC112727401 gene encoding bZIP transcription factor 50 yields the protein MEGLALGEDPLSDFDCDAFLEQLLDPHVDDIFHEKEVPSAVAGGGVLSEIENLLMADDEDDGAVIPATPSLESDYDKLLAEILVEPHGDSDDGSTPSIEDPDKVRADAAGPKEVGIEPVSKKLLRKMRNRDAAARSRERKTKYVKDLEMKSRYYEGECRRLGHLLQCCYAENHALRLCLQARGALNASMTKQESAVLLLESLLLGSLLLFMGVMCQFSLRLTAWLTVLLPRENKEQRNARRVARKGPESDISECFRVQSSTKSRSCRASRRKMKFFISSILCRWSDYYNKKTERIV from the exons ATGGAAGGTCTAGCACTAGGAGAAGACCCACTTAGCGACTTCGATTGTGACGCCTTTCTTGAACAATTACTAGATCCTCACGTTGACGATATCTTCCATGAGAAGGAGGTTCCTTCTGCCGTAGCAGGTGGCGGTGTTTTATCAGAGATCGAGAACTTGTTGATGGCCGATGATGAAGACGACGGCGCTGTCATTCCCGCTACTCCGTCGTTGGAATCTGACTACGACAAGCTTCTTGCTGAAATACTCGTCGAGCCGCACGGTGACTCCGACGACGGTTCCACTCCTTCTATCGAAGATCCCGATAAGGTCAGGGCTGATGCAGCGGGCCCCAAGGAGGTTGGCATTGAACCCGTTTCGAAGAAGCTATTAAG GAAAATGAGGAACAGAGATGCTGCTGCGAGATCAAGAGAGAGGAAGACGAAGTATGTAAAGGACCTTGAGATGAAAAGTAGGTATTATGAAGGGGAATGCCGTAGACTGGGGCATTTGCTCCAGTGCTGCTATGCTGAGAACCATGCTTTGCGTCTTTGCTTACAGGCACGAGGTGCATTGAATGCTTCCATGACCAAGCAGGAGTCTGCTGTGCTCTTGTTGG AATCCCTGCTGTTGGGTTCCCTGCTGTTGTTCATGGGTGTCATGTGCCAATTCAGTCTACGACTGACAGCCTGGTTAACGGTACTACTTCCAAGAGAAAACAAGGAGCAGAGAAACGCAAGAAGGGTAGCTCGAAAAGGACCCGAAAGTGATATATCTGAGTGTTTCCGGGTGCAATCCTCTACAAAGAGTAGAAGTTGTCGGGCTTCAAGGAGAAAGATGAAATTCTTTATTTCTTCTATATTGTGCAGATGGAGTGATTACTATAATAAAAAAACTGAAAGAATTGTTTAA